CGTACCCGGGACATTCACTTCGGACCGTGTTGAAATTGTAGACGCCTGCGAGGAAGTAGCATCGTCGATAGCCGGAGTTGCCAGAGGCAGAGGGAGTATGCTATTGCTGTCTCGACGGGCCGGTACGGGCGAGGGCGAGGCCGGCGAAGAAAAATCGGTAATTGGTATAGTAGACATGTTTGTTATGAGGATGGGTAGAAAATGTAGTATTGGCTTGGTCTTCTGTGGTTTTCTGGTAATATATTGATAGGGTTGGGTTGATTGGAGAACTGGTTGGAGAGCTTGGGGTGTTCGTGCTACGGTTGGATACGTTGGCTTATATAGTAGTAATGTCGTACGAGCTGAGTGGAGAGGGGTATCTATGTAGGTGACATCAATGCATTGTTTGTCACAGGGATAAGCAACTACTGGATATATGCAGAAAAGATGGCATGTGAGTATGCCGGTTTAGGGAATTACAAGTCACAGCCAATCATCGCAGTAAGCAAAGCAAACTACATGATATTTAGCAGAGCAGTATGCAACCAATAAAAGGGCATGGACAGGGAAAGTAATATTGACCAATCATCTTCGAGATTTGCTGTCGTCGCTGAAGTGAGATTGACTTGTAGAATGGGAGAAAGAGTGAGTCTCTCTAGAATGTTCGGTGTAGCTGCAAGAAGATCAGGCATTCTGTTTGCTTACGCTAAGGGTATGGACGTATGAGTTCTTAATACGATACTACGAATCAGATAATCTCTCTCATGTCGTTAATGTCGACGTTTCATGTCTAAAGTTATATTCATTTAAGAGTATTCTGGCTACTGATACTGAGATGAAAAGAAGCCATCCAAGGATAGCAATCCAcgaacaacatcatcaatccATAGCAAGCATCATGGTCACGCGACTCACGACACGCTAACATCATTCCCCCTTGGCGCCTTCATCTCATACTCCAGCACCAATCTCACATCCTTCCCGGGCTCCAATTGCATAACCCACTTGACCTCTCCGTCCTTGCCCAGAAACACGTCTCCTTTACCCTTGCTTTCCTCCACCGCGATGGCCACCTTATCACCTTCCCTAGCCAGTCCCTTCGGCTCTGAAATCGCCATTTGTAGCTTCTCGTCGTTGCTCATGGGGACCTGGTCCAGCACGATGATATTCGCAGGGGTGGTCTTGGTATTCTTCACCCAGCAGCTGCGTCTAAAAATCGCTGTGTCCTCCTTGCCGAAGAAAGAACCGCTAGTCTCGCGGCGCACCGTGGGTTTCGCATAGGTGACCAGGATCGATGGGTCCACGCCGAGGGAAATGTCGAAGAAATCGTTAGGTGCACAGTTGGGCATGGTCGTTGTTCCGAGAAAGGCGTTGTCGACGGTCATACCGACTTTGCCGCGGAGGATCTGTATAGATGATGTGTTGCGGATGCGAGCGCGGAAAAAGGCTGCGGAGCGATGCTTCGGGACGATGACGTGCTGGAGCGTTATGGATTTGAGGTCAAGTTTGGCGAGGGCGTGGCGCCGGTTGACGCTTGAGGGGATTAGGGTGCGGCGGCCGGGGAGGTCGTAGGTTGTTGTCAGGCCGTACTCTTGGCGGGTTGAGTCTTGGTATTCAAGGTTGGGGGGCTCGGGGATTCCGTCGTCGTAGTTTTCTTCGTTGTTTTCGTTGGTGTCATTGTCATCGTTATTCTCGTAGGAATTTGCCGCTAGTCGTTGGGGGGGCGGAGGTGCAGATGCTGCCACGGGTGCGGCCTGCTGCATCATTGCCATAGGTGCGGACTGTTGCTGCATCTGGCTGACGAACTGGTTGGCTTGTCTCTCCGGTGCCACCTGCGATGCTGTTCCTCCAAAGAGAGATCCCGTGCCACCTGAGGCAAAAGGGTTCGGCACATTTTCCCCAAAGGATCGCGGTGCTGCCGTTCCAAAAAGACTCGTTCCCGGTTCCCGTCGTGCTCCAAAGAGGCCTCCGGtctgcggcggcggtggaggtGCTTGCGGTGCTTGCGGTGCTTGCGGTGCCTCTCGCGCCAGCGCATCTTGCTCCTGGCGTGCCATTAGAAGTCTGCGTTTGTTCTGTTGTTCCAATAAAATTAGTTGCGTCTGATAATCCTCTTTGGCAGTACGACGGTCGACAGTCGACTGTCCTCCCTCAGACACGCTGCGAACGATTTTCTCCCATGAAGGCTGTTCGTTGCTGTCATCCTGATTGATCAGCTTCACATGCCAGACCTGCAGAGAGGGAATGGTCTCGTGAAGCCCAGAGAACGCAGTCTGCGATGTCGACAGAGTGACTCTGGTATCACTCCAGGTTTCAGAGCTTTGGTTCTGGAACTCTGCGCCGTATGTGACTCGAGCGGTTGAAGAAGGGGTGTTGATGCTCATCTCGTAGCGAGAGAACCACTTCGCACCAGGCACGACGTAGCTCAGACGCAGGGTGACCTCTCTCTCGCTAGAATCGGCTGGGATGTCGGCCGCCTGCTCGACAACGGAGAAAGAACTGCGTCGGCTCGATCCGGGCGTAAATGACGACTGGCTGTCAAGGTGCACGACGACCTGTCCCACAGAATACGTCCAAAAACGACGTTGCTCCTGTCTCTTGCGCATCTCCTGCGACTTCCCCTGCTCACGCTCGCGCTGGGTTTTGTCACGACGTCGTTGAAGTTGTAGTTCAAGTTTCAGTATTTTGTCCGAGAGTGAGCcgatctccttctcctccttcgacACTTGTGCCTTTGCCTTGCGGTGCCTTTCACTCTCTGTCACATATCGTTCGACGTAGCACTCGAGGAAATTCTGCAACTTGTCGCTCTCCGTGTGCTGAGGCTGCATTCTGTTACCATAAGAATCCATGAGACCCAGCACCCGGACTGCCATGTTTTCATTGTTGCGAGCTTTGTCAAGTCTCTCCTCAGCACTTGTCCGCTCATCCCGAAGCGACTTCAACTTGGGGTCTTCACTGTCGCTAGAATCGTCATCATCGGACTCCTCTCCATAGACATCCTCGAAAAGCAGCTGTCGAGGGACTACTTCGGTCTGGATGTCCGTGATGGTTGCTGGACCGGAGCCTTCGATGCGGATGGAGTCGACGTCGACCTTGGGGTCGAGTCCCAGAATGGTAATCTCATTCAGGCCGGGCTGTCGGAAAGATTAGAATACGATCTCAATCTCAAAAGGGGCGGGGTTACATACCTGGATCTTGGTGGTGATCTCCCGGACCACGGTCGCTCCCGTAGGCGTCAAGTTGACGGTCTTGGTGGGGAGGTTGTAGACCTGGATCTCAGAAGTCGCGATGTCTGCCATGTTGGCTGTTTGTAAGAGGGAGGAATGAAATGAAAGAATTTAGAAAATATCTGGGAGATGGGGTGGGTTTATATAAAATTCATTCTTGACACAGCCTCGACCCTGAGCCTCAACAGGCAACCCCAGGCACCAACCCACCGGGCCAGCGAATCCCCGTTACTTTGCTTTATTTTATGTTTCATTCCACATTAATCCTATGTCAGTTAAATCCGTTTTGTTTATTAACTGCTTCAGGAAATATCTCacataattttttttttgcccttggGTGTCCACGACGCAAATATGTATAGCGGTCTCATATGTCTATAAAGATACCAAAACCGTGCAGACAACCATTGGCGATAGCATAAAATGCCTGTAATGAAGTGAAGCTTATTAGTTTTTCTTCTTGAGGGCTTTGCCGTTTCTTGGGCCCTAGCCTCAGCTTCACGAGATATTCGCTTTTCAATGTATATATCCAACCGCTGGCGTTTCGTTCGTAATAGAAGTCCAACCTCAATGCGGGGAAGTTTTGGGTCTCTGTCGATCCATAATTGCAGCCTTGTATCATAGTTCGCCGGTGTCATGGCTTCAGCGACAATATTTGGTCAATCCTTATGCTTGTATATTCTTGCTGTAAGTAGGTTCAGCCTGGCATCTGCCACAAATGCTACCCTGGCCTCAAGCGTAGTGAGCTCTGTGGTGGGCATACCGACTGTTCGGACGTCAACGAGCCCTTCATCCCATATATCCCTATCGTTATTGAGCATTAAGCGCTTAACAGTCGTTGTATAACTTCTTCTATACCTTGATTTAAGGACGCTTTGGCTCTCTGTCGATGCATAATCGCGGTCTTGTTCTGTAATTCTGGGGCGCCACTACCTTATTGTCCGGCCGCGGACACATAACATAAATTGAGGCCATCCCTCGGCGCTGTTCATGTCATACTGTCATTTGTGACTTGGTGATGATTAACGCGCGGTAGTCGAGGCATCGATACCCCGAATGAAACTTCTCGGCTAATGCTTTCCTTCTTCCATAATAACTCACTGagtctgcagtggtgggcgTTACCTCGGCTCCCTCTTGATCACTTTCCATATGCCAGTTTGTGCATTAAGCCTGAGTGTGTAAGTACTGTTCGACAGAAGATGGCATTGTGATAGGTAACAAGACGCCTAAGGAATCATAATTGTGTAACAGTAACTTGGTGGACTTCAAATTTTCTGGAGCTGGTCACCGACAATAAATGAGCGCTCGTGTCTGTAGTCTTCTGGGTAAGGCAGGACAGGACTTGGTCTGTCCTGACATTAAATTAGTTTTCCCAACTTGTACAACCTATTGAAGAagggtttcagatgggaaATGCCTCTTTTCTGTTACTAATTAGCTAGACGTCTTCGCAGACAGAATTTGTTGACAACGGCTCTCTTACTATCCCATAAACTGGGGGTTCCCGATCTAGGCAGAGATCACGGAATCATGAAAGAGGATTTTAACGGAGTGACAGTCACAAAAACGTGGACCTCCGTCGGATCTGCAATTCAAGACCCGAACACTATACCAAGCTTTTCTCCGGAGTGGCTGAAAACTCGTTTCCCGAGTGTATGGGGCTGGTCTTCATATTAAAGCTCGGGACGCTCAGCACAACAATACTTCAGAGGATACCCAAGCTTGTTTTTTCTCTGGTGGTCCCATCCCTTGGTAATGCCATTAGCATAATCTAACAGGTAATCATGAGAATTGGGAAGCGTTCCTGGTGCTCACTTTGCGTCCCTGG
This Aspergillus chevalieri M1 DNA, chromosome 3, nearly complete sequence DNA region includes the following protein-coding sequences:
- a CDS encoding uncharacterized protein (COG:S;~EggNog:ENOG410PI76;~InterPro:IPR037291,IPR011935,IPR025554;~PFAM:PF13600,PF13598); protein product: MADIATSEIQVYNLPTKTVNLTPTGATVVREITTKIQPGLNEITILGLDPKVDVDSIRIEGSGPATITDIQTEVVPRQLLFEDVYGEESDDDDSSDSEDPKLKSLRDERTSAEERLDKARNNENMAVRVLGLMDSYGNRMQPQHTESDKLQNFLECYVERYVTESERHRKAKAQVSKEEKEIGSLSDKILKLELQLQRRRDKTQREREQGKSQEMRKRQEQRRFWTYSVGQVVVHLDSQSSFTPGSSRRSSFSVVEQAADIPADSSEREVTLRLSYVVPGAKWFSRYEMSINTPSSTARVTYGAEFQNQSSETWSDTRVTLSTSQTAFSGLHETIPSLQVWHVKLINQDDSNEQPSWEKIVRSVSEGGQSTVDRRTAKEDYQTQLILLEQQNKRRLLMARQEQDALAREAPQAPQAPQAPPPPPQTGGLFGARREPGTSLFGTAAPRSFGENVPNPFASGGTGSLFGGTASQVAPERQANQFVSQMQQQSAPMAMMQQAAPVAASAPPPPQRLAANSYENNDDNDTNENNEENYDDGIPEPPNLEYQDSTRQEYGLTTTYDLPGRRTLIPSSVNRRHALAKLDLKSITLQHVIVPKHRSAAFFRARIRNTSSIQILRGKVGMTVDNAFLGTTTMPNCAPNDFFDISLGVDPSILVTYAKPTVRRETSGSFFGKEDTAIFRRSCWVKNTKTTPANIIVLDQVPMSNDEKLQMAISEPKGLAREGDKVAIAVEESKGKGDVFLGKDGEVKWVMQLEPGKDVRLVLEYEMKAPRGNDVSVS